A single Methylobacterium sp. 17Sr1-1 DNA region contains:
- a CDS encoding YHS domain-containing (seleno)protein yields MPVSFALPARGETPLGVPGLYAADPLTALALRGFDPVSYRLGSAPLPGAEAHEFTWAGLVWRFASASNRGAFARTPEAYAPRLGGFDPEGMAAGRLVEADPLVAALRDDRLYLFRDAERRARTGMTLIDAAEARWPELRPEAVIGG; encoded by the coding sequence GTGCCTGTCTCCTTCGCCCTGCCGGCCCGCGGCGAGACGCCGCTCGGCGTGCCCGGCCTCTACGCCGCCGATCCCCTGACCGCGCTCGCCCTGCGCGGCTTCGATCCGGTCTCCTACCGGCTCGGATCCGCGCCGCTGCCCGGCGCGGAGGCGCATGAATTCACCTGGGCGGGCCTGGTCTGGCGCTTCGCGTCCGCGTCGAATCGCGGCGCCTTCGCCCGGACGCCGGAGGCCTATGCGCCGCGCCTCGGCGGCTTCGATCCGGAGGGCATGGCCGCCGGGCGGCTCGTCGAGGCCGATCCCCTCGTCGCGGCCCTGCGCGACGACCGACTCTACCTGTTCCGGGATGCGGAGCGCCGCGCGCGGACCGGCATGACGCTCATCGACGCCGCGGAGGCGCGCTGGCCGGAGCTGCGGCCCGAGGCCGTGATCGGCGGCTGA
- a CDS encoding 3'(2'),5'-bisphosphate nucleotidase CysQ, producing the protein MTSALTMPALSFDRPPEPPERDAIASGLAGIAAAAGVILRRFELGGCRHHLKADGSPTSQADLAAEAQIVAALNRTWPGIPVIAEETAAEAAPAALFFLVDPLDGTRDFLKGTGEYTVNIALVAGERPVAAALAAPALGRVWAAGDHAVEAPIVDGVPGAFWPIAARPAPAEGMTALVSRSHGEAADEACLAALPIGARRGVSSALKFGLIACGEGDVYVRCGPTMEWDTAAGDHILTRAGGCLVGPDGRRLGYGRRPGQYRNGPFAAFGDPAQAGRAVLPAACPMRG; encoded by the coding sequence ATGACATCCGCGCTCACGATGCCAGCCCTCTCCTTCGACCGCCCGCCCGAGCCGCCCGAGCGCGACGCCATCGCGAGCGGGCTCGCCGGGATCGCCGCGGCGGCCGGGGTGATCCTGCGGCGCTTCGAGCTCGGCGGCTGCCGCCATCACCTCAAGGCGGACGGCTCGCCGACGAGCCAGGCGGACCTCGCGGCCGAGGCGCAGATCGTCGCGGCGCTCAACCGGACCTGGCCCGGCATCCCGGTCATCGCCGAGGAGACCGCCGCCGAGGCCGCCCCGGCCGCCCTGTTCTTCCTCGTCGATCCCCTCGACGGCACCAGGGACTTCCTGAAGGGCACCGGCGAGTACACGGTCAACATCGCGCTCGTCGCCGGCGAGCGGCCGGTCGCGGCGGCGCTCGCCGCCCCCGCCCTCGGGCGGGTCTGGGCTGCCGGGGACCACGCCGTCGAGGCGCCGATCGTCGACGGCGTGCCGGGCGCCTTTTGGCCGATTGCGGCGCGGCCCGCCCCGGCGGAGGGAATGACGGCTTTGGTCAGCCGCAGCCACGGCGAGGCGGCGGACGAGGCCTGCCTCGCCGCACTGCCGATCGGCGCGCGGCGCGGGGTCTCGTCGGCCCTGAAGTTCGGGCTCATCGCCTGCGGCGAGGGCGACGTCTACGTCCGCTGCGGCCCGACCATGGAGTGGGACACCGCCGCGGGCGACCACATCCTGACCCGGGCCGGCGGCTGCCTCGTCGGTCCGGACGGCCGGCGCCTCGGTTACGGCCGCCGGCCGGGCCAGTACCGGAACGGCCCGTTCGCGGCCTTCGGCGACCCGGCGCAGGCCGGCCGCGCGGTGCTGCCGGCGGCTTGCCCCATGCGGGGCTGA
- a CDS encoding protein-glutamate O-methyltransferase CheR: MTETEFDFLRLYLKQRSGLALTAEKRYLVESRLSPVCRRFNLAGLTELIGCLRLARDGAIERAVVEAMTTNETFFFRDRTPFDLFRDVLLPGALTARAGQRRLRIWCAAASTGQEPYSLAMLLAEAAPRLAGWRVEIVATDLSTEVLEKARLGLYNQFEVQRGLPVQLMLKHFTQVGEQWRIAEGLRQMVDFRPLNLLQPFEQLGTFDIVYCRNVLIYFDTVTKADVLRRIADQLAPDGAVLLGAAETVIGITESLMPDPEHRGLYRHARAGTSATVPVPSLAVPSAAAPTASVAATAAAGLRWATR; the protein is encoded by the coding sequence ATGACCGAAACCGAGTTCGATTTCCTCCGCCTCTATCTCAAGCAGCGCTCCGGCCTCGCCCTCACGGCGGAGAAGCGCTACCTGGTCGAGAGCCGCCTGTCGCCGGTCTGCCGGCGCTTCAACCTCGCCGGGCTGACCGAGCTGATCGGCTGCCTGCGGCTCGCCCGCGACGGCGCCATCGAGCGCGCGGTGGTCGAGGCGATGACCACCAACGAGACCTTCTTCTTCCGCGACCGCACGCCGTTCGACCTGTTTCGCGACGTGCTGCTGCCCGGCGCGCTGACGGCCCGGGCCGGCCAGCGCCGCCTGCGGATCTGGTGCGCCGCCGCCTCGACCGGCCAGGAGCCGTACTCGCTGGCGATGCTGCTCGCGGAAGCGGCCCCCCGGCTCGCCGGCTGGCGGGTCGAGATCGTCGCCACCGACCTCTCGACCGAGGTGCTGGAGAAGGCCAGGCTCGGCCTGTACAACCAGTTCGAGGTCCAGCGCGGCCTGCCCGTGCAGCTGATGCTCAAGCACTTCACGCAGGTGGGCGAGCAGTGGCGCATCGCGGAAGGTCTGCGCCAGATGGTCGATTTCCGCCCGCTCAACCTGCTGCAGCCGTTCGAGCAGCTCGGCACCTTCGACATCGTCTATTGCCGCAACGTGCTGATCTACTTCGACACGGTGACCAAGGCCGACGTGCTGCGCCGCATCGCCGACCAGCTCGCCCCCGACGGCGCGGTGCTGCTCGGCGCCGCCGAGACGGTGATCGGCATCACCGAATCGCTGATGCCCGATCCCGAGCATCGCGGCCTCTACCGGCACGCCAGGGCCGGGACGAGCGCGACGGTCCCGGTGCCGAGCCTGGCGGTGCCGAGCGCCGCGGCACCGACCGCCTCTGTGGCGGCCACGGCCGCGGCCGGCCTGCGCTGGGCGACCCGCTGA
- a CDS encoding DUF1134 domain-containing protein yields the protein MLSAPSAFPARQKTGSAASGREKTGVSRRRALAAFLLAAPALLAALPGPAAAQGRGPGDPGTFQPREIIDSGHQFFGSVSRGLALTVQEATRRWGEPNGYILGQEASGAIIGGVRFGEGTLFTRNAGQRKVFWQGPSLGFDVGGDGARSMMLIYNLPRVNALYRRFVGMDGSAYVVGGFGMSAVTADNIVVVPIRAGVGARFGINVGYLKFTDSPTWNPF from the coding sequence ATGCTCTCAGCACCCTCCGCCTTTCCGGCTCGGCAGAAGACCGGCTCCGCCGCGTCGGGTCGGGAGAAGACCGGCGTCTCGCGCCGGCGCGCCCTCGCGGCTTTCCTCCTCGCCGCGCCCGCGCTGCTCGCCGCCCTGCCCGGTCCCGCCGCGGCGCAGGGGCGCGGCCCCGGCGACCCCGGCACCTTCCAGCCGCGGGAGATCATCGATTCGGGCCACCAGTTCTTCGGCTCGGTCTCGCGCGGCCTCGCCCTGACGGTGCAGGAGGCGACGCGGCGCTGGGGCGAGCCCAACGGCTACATCCTCGGCCAGGAGGCCTCCGGCGCGATCATCGGCGGCGTGCGCTTCGGCGAGGGCACGCTGTTCACCCGCAATGCCGGCCAGCGCAAGGTGTTCTGGCAGGGCCCCTCCCTCGGCTTCGACGTCGGCGGCGACGGCGCCCGCTCGATGATGCTGATCTACAACCTGCCGCGGGTGAACGCGCTCTACCGCCGCTTCGTCGGCATGGACGGCTCGGCCTACGTGGTCGGGGGGTTCGGCATGTCGGCGGTGACCGCCGACAACATCGTGGTCGTGCCGATCCGTGCCGGGGTCGGCGCGCGCTTCGGGATCAAT
- a CDS encoding chemotaxis protein CheW, with protein MMAANTNTAGTTAPSTGETTDYVTVLLGDELFGLPIDRVHDVFIATNLTDVPLAPPEIKGLLNLRGRVVTALCLRRRLGLPDRTGDGRNMAVGLEHGGEAYGLLVDQVGEVMKLSADTYEPNPVHLHNRWRAVSRGVHRLDGRLLMILDVEAVLAFGDERQAASAA; from the coding sequence ATGATGGCCGCCAACACTAACACCGCCGGCACGACCGCGCCGTCCACCGGCGAGACCACCGACTACGTGACCGTGCTCCTCGGCGACGAGCTGTTCGGCCTGCCGATCGACCGGGTGCACGACGTCTTCATCGCCACCAATCTCACCGACGTCCCGCTGGCGCCGCCGGAGATCAAGGGCCTGCTCAACCTGCGCGGCCGCGTCGTCACGGCGCTCTGCCTGCGCCGCCGCCTCGGCCTGCCGGACCGTACCGGCGACGGCCGTAACATGGCGGTGGGCCTGGAGCATGGCGGCGAGGCCTACGGGCTCCTCGTCGACCAGGTCGGCGAGGTGATGAAGCTCTCGGCCGACACCTACGAGCCGAACCCGGTCCATCTCCACAACCGCTGGCGCGCCGTCTCGCGCGGGGTGCACCGCCTCGACGGCCGCCTGCTGATGATCCTCGACGTCGAGGCGGTCCTCGCCTTCGGCGACGAGCGCCAAGCGGCCAGCGCGGCGTGA
- a CDS encoding histidine phosphotransferase family protein codes for MTTVTLDALDLSALLCSRVCHDVISPVGAIVNGLEVLEDEDSAEMRDFALDLIRKSARQASARLQFARIAFGAAGSAGASIDLADAENVSRGMFGDEKTQLSWSAPRALFPKNKVKLLLNLVVIAVTAIPRGGVIDVKVTGEAEAPLFVLTAKGAYARIPPHVEALIAGTPASGTVDAHAIQPFYAGLVARAAEMGVRFSIEGDTVTIRAEPAAPAEPEVEPEVDGDGNGI; via the coding sequence ATGACCACCGTCACCCTCGACGCCCTCGACCTCTCGGCGCTGCTCTGCTCGCGGGTCTGCCACGACGTCATCAGCCCCGTCGGCGCCATCGTGAACGGCCTCGAGGTGCTGGAGGACGAGGACAGCGCCGAGATGCGCGACTTCGCCCTCGACCTGATCCGCAAGAGCGCCCGGCAGGCCTCGGCCCGCCTGCAATTCGCCCGCATCGCCTTCGGGGCGGCGGGCTCGGCCGGAGCCAGCATCGACCTCGCCGATGCCGAGAACGTCTCGCGCGGCATGTTCGGCGACGAGAAGACCCAGCTGTCCTGGAGCGCGCCCCGGGCGCTGTTCCCGAAGAACAAGGTCAAGCTGCTCCTGAACCTCGTGGTCATCGCCGTCACGGCGATCCCCCGCGGCGGCGTGATCGACGTCAAGGTCACCGGCGAGGCCGAGGCCCCGCTCTTCGTCCTGACCGCCAAGGGCGCCTATGCCCGTATCCCGCCCCACGTCGAGGCGCTGATCGCCGGCACGCCGGCGAGCGGCACCGTCGACGCCCACGCGATCCAGCCGTTCTATGCCGGCCTCGTCGCCCGGGCCGCCGAGATGGGCGTGCGGTTCTCGATCGAGGGCGACACGGTCACGATCCGGGCCGAGCCCGCGGCCCCGGCCGAGCCCGAAGTCGAGCCCGAGGTCGACGGCGACGGTAACGGCATCTAA
- a CDS encoding chemotaxis response regulator protein-glutamate methylesterase produces the protein MAASAAPSTPSPSAGPRIRVLVADDSVVVRGLVSRWLEEAGCEVVGTASNGRIALDALDRVQPDIVLLDIEMPELDGTQALPRMLAKRPGLQVVMMSTLTQRNAEISLRCLALGAIDYLPKPEGNRGVTTQASFREDLVQKIRMLGTDLRNRPRARPAAMPERPGPVGLPERPAIAAPAPAPRPAAAAVPVSVRPRPLRVTPPRCLLIGSSTGGPRAVGEVLEGIGAATLRRVPVLIVQHMPPVFTAVFAEHLGARIGLPAAEAKHGEAVRPGVVYVAPGGRHMGLTGTAAEAVIQLNDGPPVNFCRPAVDVMFRDAAEVYGAATLSVILTGMGSDGTKGAKALVDAGGVMLAQDEATSTVWGMPGSLVKAGYAHEILPLPAIGPALRTAIGGH, from the coding sequence ATGGCCGCATCCGCCGCGCCCTCCACCCCATCACCGAGCGCCGGACCGCGCATCCGCGTCCTCGTCGCCGACGATTCCGTCGTGGTCCGCGGCTTGGTCTCGCGCTGGCTCGAAGAAGCCGGCTGCGAGGTCGTCGGTACCGCCTCGAACGGCCGCATCGCCCTCGACGCCCTCGACCGGGTCCAGCCCGACATCGTGCTCCTCGACATCGAGATGCCGGAGCTCGATGGCACCCAGGCGCTGCCCCGGATGCTGGCCAAGCGCCCCGGGCTCCAGGTCGTGATGATGTCGACCCTGACGCAACGCAACGCGGAGATCTCGCTCCGCTGCCTGGCGCTCGGTGCGATCGACTACCTGCCCAAGCCCGAGGGCAACCGCGGCGTCACCACCCAGGCGAGTTTCCGCGAGGATCTGGTCCAGAAGATCCGGATGCTCGGGACCGACCTGCGCAACCGGCCGCGGGCGCGCCCGGCCGCGATGCCCGAGCGGCCGGGCCCGGTCGGCCTGCCGGAGCGCCCGGCCATCGCCGCCCCGGCCCCGGCGCCGCGCCCGGCCGCGGCGGCCGTCCCGGTGAGCGTGCGCCCGCGCCCGCTGCGGGTCACGCCGCCGCGCTGCCTGCTCATCGGATCCTCGACCGGCGGCCCGCGGGCAGTCGGGGAGGTGCTCGAGGGCATCGGCGCCGCGACGCTGCGGCGCGTGCCGGTCCTGATCGTCCAGCACATGCCGCCGGTCTTCACCGCGGTCTTCGCCGAGCATCTCGGCGCCCGGATCGGCCTGCCGGCGGCGGAGGCCAAGCACGGCGAGGCGGTGCGCCCGGGCGTCGTCTACGTCGCCCCCGGCGGACGCCACATGGGGCTCACCGGCACCGCCGCCGAGGCGGTGATCCAGCTCAACGACGGTCCGCCGGTCAATTTCTGCCGCCCGGCGGTCGACGTGATGTTCCGCGACGCGGCCGAGGTCTATGGCGCCGCCACCCTGTCGGTGATTCTCACCGGCATGGGCTCGGACGGCACCAAGGGCGCCAAGGCCCTGGTCGATGCCGGCGGGGTCATGCTCGCCCAGGACGAGGCGACCTCGACCGTCTGGGGCATGCCCGGCAGCCTGGTGAAGGCCGGCTACGCCCACGAGATCCTGCCGCTGCCGGCGATCGGCCCGGCGCTCCGCACCGCCATCGGCGGTCACTGA
- a CDS encoding response regulator has translation MRTFLIVDDSAVIRKVARRIIEGLGFRVAEAEDGREAVEQCRSHMPDAVLLDWNMPHMDGYDVLRALRRLPEGDHPKVLFCTIENDVASIARALQAGADEYIMKPFDKDIMTAKLQAVGLA, from the coding sequence ATGAGAACCTTCCTGATCGTCGACGACTCGGCGGTGATCCGCAAGGTGGCGCGCCGGATCATCGAGGGCCTCGGCTTCCGGGTCGCGGAGGCCGAGGACGGCCGCGAGGCGGTCGAGCAGTGCCGCTCGCACATGCCGGACGCCGTTCTGCTCGACTGGAACATGCCGCACATGGACGGTTACGACGTCCTGCGCGCCCTGCGCCGGCTGCCCGAGGGCGACCACCCGAAGGTGCTGTTCTGCACCATCGAGAACGACGTCGCGTCGATCGCCCGCGCGCTCCAGGCCGGCGCCGACGAGTACATCATGAAGCCCTTCGACAAGGACATCATGACCGCCAAGCTCCAGGCGGTCGGTCTCGCTTGA
- a CDS encoding hybrid sensor histidine kinase/response regulator — translation MDDLLREFLTESGEHLDTVDLELVRFEQDPNNQTILRNIFRLVHTIKGTCGFLGLPRLEALAHAAETLMGKFRDGMPVTSPAVSLILQTLDRIKLILAELERTGGEPAGVDEDLIGALERMSEGPIPEPEPVPVAPPSASGTLVLQVLERALKPGEVSLDDLERAFRDTPGPEAEVEPLAPLPAPEPVRQEAARPEPVRQESVRQEPVRQEPVRQEPVRQEVAAPASEPRRADPARTEPAAEAESGPVSKVQTIRVNVDTLEHLMTMVSELVLTRNQLLEIARRHEDGNYKVPLQRLSHVTAELQEGVMKTRMQPIGSAWQKLPRVVRDLSSELGKKIDLVMQGAETELDRQVLEVIKDPLTHMVRNSADHGIESGAERKAAGKPDKGTIRLNAFHEGGTITIEIADDGKGLDLQAIRRKAVERGVATEAEVERMTDAQVAKFIFHAGFSTAKAVTSVSGRGVGMDVVKTNIELIGGTIDIQTQLGRGTTFTIKIPLTLAIVAALIVSAREQRFAIPQVSVLELVRVQPGTDHTVERINGSPVLRLRDRLLPIVPVAAMLGLDAPDAPASTDEGFVVVSQVGRQRFGILVDGVFHTEEIVVKPMSSKLRHIPLFSGNTILGDGAVVLIIDPNGVAKMVGSGTASGQPGEVEAEAEGDENGADQAVTLLVFKGGGDSLKAVPLSLVTRLEEIDAAKIEWVGGRPLIQYRGRLMPLVPADPSQALKREGAQALVVFSDGERSMGLVVDEIVDIVDEVLDVELVTERSDLIGSAVVRNRATEIVNIAHYLPLAHDDWGQTAHRAVPKAPSLLLVDDSAFFREMLTPVLKAAGFRVTQAGDAEEAMRHLGGEAKLDLVVCDLEMPGRSGFDLIEAMRKSGGRLAAMPVVALAGTMAPDSLARARALGVADCVAKFDRSGLVAAVNEITSAPLDAAA, via the coding sequence ATGGACGATTTGTTGCGTGAGTTCCTGACGGAATCCGGGGAGCACCTGGACACTGTCGATCTCGAACTCGTCCGGTTCGAGCAGGATCCCAACAACCAGACGATCCTGCGGAACATCTTCCGGCTGGTGCACACCATCAAGGGCACCTGCGGGTTCCTCGGCCTGCCGCGCCTCGAGGCGCTGGCCCATGCGGCCGAGACCCTGATGGGCAAGTTCCGCGACGGGATGCCGGTGACGAGCCCGGCCGTCAGCCTGATCCTGCAGACCCTCGACCGGATCAAGCTGATCCTGGCCGAGCTGGAGCGCACCGGCGGCGAGCCGGCCGGGGTCGACGAAGACCTGATCGGCGCCCTCGAGCGTATGTCCGAGGGACCGATCCCGGAGCCCGAGCCGGTGCCCGTCGCCCCCCCGTCGGCCTCCGGCACCCTGGTGCTGCAGGTGCTGGAGCGGGCGCTCAAGCCCGGCGAGGTCTCCCTCGACGACCTCGAGCGCGCCTTCCGCGACACGCCCGGCCCGGAGGCCGAGGTCGAGCCCCTCGCGCCGTTGCCGGCACCCGAGCCCGTCCGGCAGGAAGCCGCTCGTCCCGAGCCTGTTCGCCAAGAGTCCGTTCGCCAAGAGCCCGTTCGCCAAGAGCCCGTTCGGCAAGAGCCGGTCCGTCAGGAGGTCGCCGCGCCGGCGTCCGAGCCCCGCCGGGCCGACCCCGCGCGGACCGAGCCGGCCGCCGAGGCTGAGAGCGGCCCGGTCAGCAAGGTGCAGACGATCCGGGTGAACGTCGACACCCTCGAGCACCTGATGACCATGGTCTCGGAGCTGGTGCTGACCCGCAACCAGCTGCTCGAGATCGCCCGCCGGCACGAGGACGGCAACTACAAGGTGCCGCTGCAGCGCCTGTCCCACGTCACCGCCGAGCTGCAGGAAGGGGTGATGAAGACCCGCATGCAGCCGATCGGCTCGGCCTGGCAGAAGCTGCCGCGGGTGGTGCGCGACCTCTCGTCGGAACTCGGCAAGAAGATCGACCTGGTGATGCAGGGGGCCGAGACCGAGCTGGACCGCCAAGTCCTCGAGGTCATCAAGGACCCGCTCACCCACATGGTGCGCAACTCGGCCGATCACGGCATCGAGTCGGGCGCGGAGCGCAAGGCCGCCGGCAAGCCCGACAAGGGCACGATCCGCCTCAACGCCTTCCACGAGGGCGGCACGATCACGATCGAGATCGCCGACGACGGCAAGGGCCTCGACCTGCAGGCGATCCGCCGCAAGGCGGTCGAGCGCGGCGTCGCCACGGAGGCCGAGGTCGAGCGGATGACCGACGCCCAGGTGGCGAAGTTCATCTTCCACGCCGGCTTCTCCACCGCCAAGGCGGTCACCTCGGTCTCCGGCCGCGGCGTCGGCATGGACGTGGTGAAGACCAACATCGAGCTGATCGGCGGCACGATCGACATCCAGACCCAGCTCGGCCGCGGCACCACCTTCACGATCAAGATCCCGCTGACCCTCGCCATCGTGGCGGCGCTGATCGTTTCGGCCCGCGAGCAGCGCTTCGCGATCCCGCAGGTCTCGGTGCTGGAACTGGTGCGGGTGCAGCCCGGCACCGACCACACGGTGGAGCGCATCAACGGCTCGCCGGTCCTGCGCCTGCGCGACCGCCTGCTGCCGATCGTGCCGGTGGCGGCGATGCTCGGCCTCGACGCCCCCGACGCCCCGGCCTCGACCGACGAGGGCTTCGTGGTGGTGAGCCAGGTCGGGCGCCAGCGCTTCGGCATCCTGGTCGACGGCGTCTTCCACACGGAAGAGATCGTCGTGAAGCCGATGTCCTCGAAGCTGCGGCACATCCCGCTCTTCTCGGGCAACACCATCCTCGGCGACGGCGCGGTGGTGCTGATCATCGATCCGAACGGCGTCGCCAAGATGGTCGGCTCGGGCACGGCGAGCGGCCAGCCCGGCGAGGTGGAGGCCGAGGCCGAGGGCGACGAGAACGGGGCGGATCAGGCGGTGACGCTCCTGGTGTTCAAGGGCGGCGGCGACTCGCTGAAGGCGGTGCCGCTCTCCCTGGTCACGCGCCTCGAGGAGATCGACGCGGCCAAGATCGAGTGGGTCGGCGGGCGCCCGCTGATCCAGTATCGCGGCCGCCTGATGCCGCTCGTCCCGGCCGATCCGTCGCAGGCGCTCAAGCGCGAGGGCGCCCAGGCCCTGGTGGTGTTCTCCGACGGCGAGCGGTCGATGGGCCTCGTGGTCGACGAGATCGTCGACATCGTCGACGAGGTGCTGGACGTCGAACTGGTCACCGAGCGCTCCGACCTGATCGGCTCGGCGGTGGTGCGCAACCGGGCGACCGAGATCGTCAACATCGCCCATTACCTGCCGCTCGCCCACGACGATTGGGGCCAGACGGCACACCGCGCGGTGCCCAAGGCGCCGAGCCTGCTCCTCGTCGACGACTCGGCCTTCTTCCGCGAGATGCTGACCCCGGTGCTCAAGGCGGCCGGCTTCCGTGTGACGCAGGCCGGCGATGCCGAGGAGGCCATGCGCCATCTCGGCGGCGAGGCGAAGCTGGATCTCGTGGTCTGCGACCTCGAGATGCCGGGCCGCTCGGGGTTCGACCTGATCGAGGCGATGCGCAAGAGCGGCGGACGACTCGCCGCGATGCCGGTGGTGGCGCTCGCCGGCACGATGGCGCCGGACTCGCTCGCCCGGGCGCGTGCCCTCGGCGTCGCCGATTGCGTGGCGAAGTTCGACCGCTCCGGCCTGGTGGCGGCGGTGAACGAGATCACCAGCGCCCCCCTCGACGCCGCGGCATGA